A region of Verrucomicrobiota bacterium DNA encodes the following proteins:
- a CDS encoding dihydrodipicolinate synthase family protein, whose product MSSFKLHGLVAAAHAPFKADGSLNLAVVEKQAAHFLKNKITTAFINGSTGESHSLSLIERTLLAERWLAVTKDTKLKVVVHVGSNCIEDARTLAAHAQKHGAVAISALAPSYFKPRNVNALVECCVHIAEGAPALPFYFYDIPALTGVSLAMPEFLEQGGERIPNLAGIKWTNVDMYNYQFAMRAAGGVFDLPWGNDEFMLAALALGAKGAVGSGYCFAAPVYHRIIKAFNAGDLDTARMEQFRGAQLVKTLVATPSGYLGAAKALMGLLGVPVGPARLPNGNLAAEEIQQLESALEKIGFWKWIQ is encoded by the coding sequence ATGTCATCATTCAAACTTCACGGGCTCGTCGCGGCTGCCCATGCGCCGTTCAAAGCGGATGGATCGCTCAACCTGGCCGTTGTCGAAAAACAAGCGGCGCATTTCCTCAAGAACAAAATCACCACCGCCTTCATCAACGGCAGCACCGGTGAAAGCCATTCGCTTTCACTGATCGAACGCACCCTGCTTGCGGAACGCTGGCTGGCCGTCACCAAAGACACCAAGCTCAAGGTCGTGGTCCATGTGGGGTCCAATTGCATCGAGGACGCCCGGACGCTTGCCGCCCATGCGCAAAAACACGGTGCGGTCGCCATCTCCGCCCTGGCGCCATCCTATTTCAAGCCGCGCAACGTCAACGCGCTGGTGGAGTGCTGCGTCCACATCGCCGAAGGCGCACCTGCGCTGCCCTTCTATTTTTATGATATCCCCGCGCTTACCGGGGTGAGTCTCGCCATGCCGGAATTTCTCGAACAAGGCGGCGAACGAATTCCCAACCTGGCCGGCATCAAATGGACCAACGTGGACATGTACAATTACCAGTTTGCCATGCGCGCCGCTGGCGGAGTGTTCGACCTGCCCTGGGGCAATGACGAATTCATGCTGGCCGCACTCGCCCTGGGCGCCAAAGGCGCGGTCGGCAGCGGCTATTGTTTCGCCGCGCCCGTCTATCATCGGATCATCAAAGCCTTCAACGCCGGGGATCTGGACACCGCGCGCATGGAGCAATTCCGGGGCGCGCAATTGGTAAAGACATTGGTTGCCACGCCGTCCGGCTACCTTGGCGCGGCCAAGGCGCTGATGGGGTTGCTGGGGGTTCCCGTTGGTCCCGCACGCCTGCCGAACGGAAACCTGGCGGCCGAAGAAATTCAGCAATTGGAATCCGCGTTGGAGAAAATCGGCTTCTGGAAATGGATTCAATAA
- a CDS encoding MFS transporter yields the protein MNRSAANQISPWRVVILLWPVALLNYLDRQMLATMKLSMQVDIPALKSAETFGMLMAIFMWVYAICSPLSGVFADRFNRKWLIVFSLAVWSAVTISMGVTHDFFTLYCLRAVMGISEAVYIPAGLSLIADFHRGPTRSLAVGIHMSGIYMGQALGGVGGWVAQDISWHAAFAGCGGIGVAYALVLAIFLHETDTRSHQNANNTQPVGSRDFSNVHWLGFIILLACFSLPSLPGWAVKNWLPTLLQDRFLLDQKHSGLWATSLTAGASFFGVMIGGRISDLLSQRHLGGRTWVSALGLFLTVPALLGMGMAPAFWLVMICAGLYGFGFGFFDTNNMPIACQVVPPHLRATAYGLMNFAGIAAGAYLTPLLGRLKDHGVPLATGFALCVIPSILAMILMLLLRPRQRDCGSEDKT from the coding sequence ATGAATCGTTCAGCGGCAAATCAAATTTCGCCATGGCGGGTGGTTATCCTGCTCTGGCCGGTCGCGCTATTGAATTATCTCGACCGGCAAATGCTGGCGACGATGAAGCTGTCCATGCAGGTGGATATCCCGGCGCTGAAAAGCGCCGAGACCTTTGGCATGCTGATGGCCATCTTCATGTGGGTCTATGCAATCTGCAGTCCCCTCAGCGGCGTGTTTGCCGACCGTTTTAATCGTAAATGGCTCATCGTATTCAGCCTGGCCGTTTGGTCTGCCGTCACAATAAGCATGGGCGTCACCCATGACTTTTTCACGCTGTATTGCCTGCGTGCCGTCATGGGCATCAGCGAGGCAGTCTATATTCCCGCCGGGCTATCTTTAATCGCAGATTTTCACCGCGGGCCCACGCGTTCACTGGCCGTCGGTATTCACATGAGCGGGATTTATATGGGACAGGCGCTGGGTGGTGTGGGCGGCTGGGTGGCCCAGGATATTTCCTGGCACGCAGCGTTTGCCGGATGCGGCGGCATTGGCGTGGCCTATGCGCTGGTGCTGGCGATCTTCCTGCATGAGACTGACACCCGGAGCCATCAGAATGCCAATAATACCCAGCCGGTTGGGTCGCGTGATTTTTCCAACGTACACTGGCTCGGTTTTATTATCTTGCTCGCCTGCTTTTCGCTGCCCAGCCTGCCGGGTTGGGCGGTCAAGAACTGGTTGCCGACCCTATTGCAGGATCGCTTCTTATTGGATCAAAAGCATTCCGGTCTCTGGGCGACCAGCCTCACCGCCGGCGCCTCATTTTTTGGGGTGATGATCGGTGGCAGGATTTCCGACCTGCTCTCACAACGCCATTTGGGCGGTCGCACTTGGGTCAGTGCCTTGGGGCTCTTCCTCACTGTGCCGGCATTGCTGGGCATGGGGATGGCTCCGGCCTTTTGGCTGGTGATGATCTGCGCCGGTCTTTATGGCTTTGGATTCGGCTTTTTTGACACCAACAACATGCCCATTGCCTGTCAGGTCGTGCCGCCGCACCTCCGCGCCACGGCGTATGGTTTGATGAATTTTGCCGGTATTGCCGCCGGCGCGTACCTGACACCCTTGCTGGGCAGGCTTAAGGATCATGGGGTGCCGCTGGCCACGGGATTTGCGCTTTGCGTCATCCCCTCCATCCTCGCCATGATTCTAATGCTCCTGCTCCGCCCCCGGCAGCGGGATTGCGGCAGCGAAGACAAAACCTGA